The DNA window tatactacATATCAGCACTTTTTTAAAAGGGTCTTAATGCGCAAAAATTAGTTAATAGTTTGGCATATCTTTGTCTTCAtccttgtttttttttttttttttttttttttggttaagCTGTTAGAATTAACTACAACATTAGCATCTACATTTGCTTTTACAGTTTGTAATTTCAATCCAATTTCTTTCATTAAAGCAAATTTACTTAAAGTCTTATTTTCTGTATCAGGCATCTTAATTCGTATTCTCCCTTCAACTAGCCAATCTCGTGGatagtatttatttttttctacaatGCATGGGATATTTAATTCTTTACAAGCTAGTGCAATATCATCTACTGATGGATCTACTACACAATACTTTAAATTTATTCGTCTTCCttcttttacctttttttttttatttaaataattgggatatattattttccatCGTGAAAAGTCTCTAGCGTCATCATTTACATTTGTTACTTCAGGATTAATCATTCTTCCTTTAtaggcatatatatataaatatgtacatacagaAACGCGgttactttttttacttttctaaTTAagcattaaatataaatattgtaaaacCATGTATTCGTTATAGTGCCTaaaatctatatataaacgaaacataatgaaaaaagagtttgtattatattaaccATCAATAATAGGGAATGTAGTAATCCATatacaacaaaaaatatatttgacaaaaattaaaacatcttaatttttttgaaaatatacaaatcTGCCACCATCAGGG is part of the Plasmodium malariae genome assembly, chromosome: 14 genome and encodes:
- the SRP19 gene encoding signal recognition particle subunit SRP19, putative, giving the protein MINPEVTNVNDDARDFSRWKIIYPNYLNKKKKVKEGRRINLKYCVVDPSVDDIALACKELNIPCIVEKNKYYPRDWLVEGRIRIKMPDTENKTLSKFALMKEIGLKLQTVKANVDANVVVNSNSLTKKKKKKKKTRMKTKICQTIN